Part of the Micropterus dolomieu isolate WLL.071019.BEF.003 ecotype Adirondacks linkage group LG17, ASM2129224v1, whole genome shotgun sequence genome is shown below.
ATGAGGAAGAGTTGGGTCCTGTGTGcagtgttgttgtcctgctttCATTGTAGTTTGATAAGAGCTTGCCTTGTGTAATAACATAAAATCCTGGCATCCCTTCCCTGTTTCCTcctaagtttttttttttctgtttttcccccTAAATCAAATTCCCCCCCTCAATGATCGTGTTGAAGTTACTGTGCACAAACCAGGTGTGAATATGTGTCACAGCACCTATGAAGTTTATAGCGTGAAGTTTTGCAGAACATCACAATGGAAATGAAGCCAAAGAATTATGCTAACTGTTGTGCTGATCGTCTCAAACCACAAAATGAGGTACTGTCTGGGAAATTGCCTCTTTTCCCATTTAGGTGGAGCCTACAGTTGACATCACAGATcgaaaatgtaaattaaagtcTTGTTTGCAGAAGTTTGTTAATCATAATactcatctttttattttacattaaattggAAGAGAGATCATTAGAGTTAGGAGGAAGAACAGCTGGTGTATGTGATTTTTTCCTGTTCATGGACATCGTTATGAATCTTGCAACCTtggtaaatgtaatttcttttcaATACAGCATTATTGGAATTTCTTGACAACCAACATAGTGTCCATAGAGCAGCCATCTGTCAATATGTATCAATCATCTGAGAATACCCAGTACATTGTTTCATGAAACTTGGCTCACATTGATGATTGATTAATGCAACAGGAGATTAAGTTTCTACTTTACGGAGAACAAATGGACAGGAAAAAGCACGTCTGCAGATGTCTCGATTTGTTCGACCAGCAGTTTGAAACCTCTAAATATGCAGTTCAAGGTCACATAAGAtggataaaaataacaaatcctCATAGCTGAGAAGTTGGAATTAGTCATTTTTCCCCGTtattgcttgaaaaattacttgaTTGATAAGTTGTTCATCGTTTTAGCTCATGTTCTAGcatgtgtattttattgtttcccTTTAGACATTACGTACATCTTCTCTGCTGTAAAAACCTGGCACGCTCGCTGTGGGACTCTGTGGGCatggtttctgtgtttttagtgAAGATTCCTTTCTGCCAGTCAATCGTCAGGCTTATGTGGGTGTTTTGTCTGCCTGACTGGAAGTAGACTCATGTAACACTGGTTTAGAGACACAGAGGGGTGATAGATGGGGAGATAGAGAAACATGGCCAAAGTTGTTCGCGGGACAAAAGTCGCACGATACTATGCCACTgggtaaataattaaaattagtGGCTGCCATCCCAAACATGCCAGCCAAATGGCTACTTAAAATTGGTAATTTCATGCGATTGTCCTCAGAAAAATCTGACTTCTCTGGTCTGTGTAGGATTTAGAGGGATCACTCCTAGAATTCGTCTGAATTGGGAACCACAGGGACCAGAGctaatgttttaaagaaaataactgttaaaatgacaattccCCAAGATTGTCAGAATTGCACTGGGGAATAGacagttcttttctttttgtcctgTCCTTGTATTTACAAAATCTGCTTTTACCAGAGCTTCACTCCCATTCCCTCTGCTCCATAGTGCCATGACAGCAGATACCACAGGGCACAGGCTAACAGCTCCTTACCTCTCTCTTAAGCTTTTGATAAGTGTTTTGTGTGACGAAAGGTGCGTACAAAGCTGTTACAGCAACTTGCAGCTTGTGTTtgcaaacatgtttttctgACAACATTAAGACACCCAATTACAATTGCCATTCAAGTGCTTAGACAACCacaaaagttgaaaatatttgtgCGTCCCTAGGATATTCATTACAAGCCCATAGAATTCTAATGATGGAGAGGCGTAAAGGACAGAATACAGAGAAACAAGAATGTCTGTATGGCTGTTGTGTTTGTGCTCATGCTTTCTATGAACAATACAATTTCAGCTCGCTGCTTAAGCTTCTTACCAGTGCTGTTTTTCAGACCTCTGAGCATCTCTAACTCATTCGGGCAATTCAAATCGGTCTGTTGTTGTGTTCTCTGATGGCAAAAGCTTTGTTGGCGGGATTAAGAGTAGTGAAGTCATCTCTCTATGTAGTTAGTGAGCTACATTCATGAAAAATAGCCACAAAGAATTGCGATAATTCAGATTGATGCAGCTGTATAGGTTGGAACACCCTTGCGACCTATATGGACGCAGGCCACGTAATTGTTATGTTCAGCTGCTGACTGAACGCTGGTAACAGAGGTTatggacagagacacagagatggAACTGGTGAGTAGGTGAGGCTTACAGTTGATATGGTGTGAGCagcccaaaacacaacaggtgAATAATCCAAAAAGTCCAACTGAAAGTAAATCCAAAGtaaatccacaaaacacaggaagCACAAGAAACACTGGTATGGAAAACAGTGAACTGGCACAAAGTGAAGGGGCAAACCACTTAAGTACTACAGGAGGGGAGAACGTTAATACACACAGGTGAACCAATTAGACAATCAGAGAAGccaacacaggaaaaaaaagagagacagtgacACATGAGGCAGacaaaactacaaactaaaacaagaAGTAAAGCTCACACAGTCTCCCTGTTCAAGTCTATTCTCTTTCGTCCCTCCTTGGCAGTAGAAAGCCAACCTCTCCTGGTTGGCTTTCTACTGCTAACTGTCTAAAAAAGGCATACAATGTTAGcctgataatgataatgaaagATAATTCATTTATCCCAGCACTGAGTTCATGTTTGAAGATTTCTATTTGGGAGGCGGGGTTGTTTTTAAGAAGACACTGATGACACTGACACTGAGATGACATTCCTGGTCTTAATTCTGTGTACCAAGCTCTGATTCAGTTGCTTCTCTACCTGGAGGAAACAGCTGACTATTGGCCCCTAAGCCAGACCTGATTGAATTGCTGAAAAAATCTTAGATGTGGATTGCGATTCAGAAtaccgtaaaaaaaaaaacttataatACTTGAAATCACAGCTCTTAAGTTTgcctatttctttttttagggGATTAAATACCTTTATTACTAAGTTGACCCTAGAAACACGGCAAGTCCAACCGGGGACGTCGGGTTCGTGGTCGATGTATTAACCCATAAGGTGTTTGAAATTGGCGTATTTCTTATGTTACGCTACCTGCACCTAGCAACCTCCACCACAGCCTCTGCGTCGACTGAAAAGCACTTCAGCAGGACGGATACATTATTAGCTACTGAGTGGTtagggcaaaacaaaacaaaatgcccCCACCACCCTAGCCAGAAATCAGCTACCCTGAACACACAGACTGAATGAATGGACTGAATGACAATTTGGTCTGATGGAACCTTGTGGCGCAGGCGTTTCTGCATTTCCGTTTTAACGCGCGTCTCTTTGTTTTACTTATTTCATCAGAGCTGCATTCACTTCCCCTGTGTGTGGCAACTGCTTGAAGATAGTCACACAGAGAGCAGAGCTTGAACTGCTGTCTATCAGTCTTTACACGCCTGACCAAATCCTTACTCCAAATCCTTAGAGCAACGCGCATCGACACGTTTTTGTCTACAAGTTAAGGCGTATTGTCACCTGCAGCCTTTTGCCTGATTCATATCACTTTTGAAGGCACTCCCGTCCAGCTGTAGTTTTTGACTAGAACTGGTATTACATTTTGGCTTGGTTCTGCCAGAAGGGGATTATTCTACACTACATTAGCCTACTGCATAGAGCCTTCTGTTTAGTCATGCAATAATGACCATATTTGTACTGGCTTTTGCACTAGGTCTGTGAAAATTAAACAAGTTTTGCAAGGAAGAAAAGGGCGGGAGGTTGGCTCAAAATGTGTGTGCTGCATCTTTGGTATGTGGGAGATGGCCTGTGCCCTCTGGGGAGAGTTTGAAGTTGTTTACTGTATTAGGACTAATTAGAGTTGGGTGTCACGCAAGCAATTGTTTTATTCTCCTTCTGACCAAGCACTGTGCTTGTGCTGAACACCAGCCTTCCTTTATCACCCACATATCTATTTATGGTGCAGCTGATTGGTTTAAAAATCTCTGCTGTGTAATGACCATGGTGCCAGTCCTGAGGACTGATGGACTTGTGTTAACCTGCAAAATATTAGCTAGGGATAATTAGTGAAGTGGGAGGGGTGTTCAAATTAAGACAAAAGAGCTTTGACATCTGCATAAGgcacttgtgtatgtgtgttctaGGCCACTGCAGCTGCATCTGTCCATGTTgggaaaattaaataatatttgttgtttatctCAGTGAAGTGGATGTTTATGCTTGCGTGCTGACGTGTACAAGTGTGTTTTGTACATGCGAATCCATGTCTCTGTATTTGTCTGTATGGCAAAACGAATGCCtgtcttttttgtttccttCCTGGCCTCTTTGTGTGGCATTTTTCAAATTCACTGCAGGAATAGCACGAGATCGTATGCACATGTGGTAgccagtgtgaatgtgtgtgtgtgcatgtcagtgAATGAGTGTGGGCTGCAATTTAACAGAAAGCGAGGAGCATGAATCATTGATGAGCGAGGCCAGACGCAGAAGAGATCAGAgatgggaaagaaagagagctgAAGTGTTCCCCGCTCTCTCTCCTCAGCTCATCATCTCCCTCCCTCATCTCCTGCCCTGTGTTTATTAAAACTACAGCTGGAcagagtgtctgtgtgtacagtgtacAGTACGAGTCTTTATGCGTCCTTATCTGCCAGTCACCTGTTACCTGCTCTGTTAGATTAGACCAGGGCAACATCTCTCAAACCAGCCGGGTGGATGCAGAGTGGCTGTCACAGCTAATGAATCCAGATTATCATTACAGATTGTATTCTTAGTCatatttgcatgtgtttaaGAGAAAAGTAGCGTCAACacgactttttgtttttgtctgttatctgttaattgtttatttttggttttggactgttggctcgacaaaacaagcaatttaaagacGTCATCTTGGGGTCTTGGAATTTATGATGGGATATGGATATTATAAAATCAACAGATTTCTTTACACATCCatcacacacagagcaacataaGTGTTTTACCTGAAATGttagtccaatattcactctcttaaACTCCGATTTGGTCTCCACCGACTCCAGAGGGAagtatctggctctttagctgctaaatgctccaccatgttcatcctaactgtgtctgtctgcattaTTATTCACAGCCAATTGATCTAGTGAAAGACTGAGTAATCTGTCAGCCGATTAATCAAgccgatatctggcattttgagataatcgtCATCGGCCGATACCTGCACTCACGAGGCTGATATATTCCAAAATGACAGCAGctctaatctaaaaccattactacATTAcagtagagaataatgcagttgaaagatgtcacttctgacaaacggtaccccactctcccttaaacaccagtcactcTCTGAAATGTTCAgcataacccaatgtatttttctattgcattgtttatataaaaaaaaaagattagtgcAGCTTTCAGGCtttaggtgtttgtgtgtgtgtgtgtgtgtatgtatgtatgtttctaTTTAGTCTCTACCCGTATCTGCATTTAAGAACATAATATCCAGGCCCTGCAAACTGCTGCAGAGGCTGACATACTCTCAGTTATCTCATGTTACCTTAACCAGGGTTCATAACTCCTTATGGTACCAAATCCACAGGCAGAATAATCATTAAAACTTTATATATGGTGTTTGATTTACAACCCATTTGGGGTTATGTTCAGTAGTTAATCTCCTATATTTGTCCTGAGTTGCCGTCACATTCTTGCAATCTTGGTTTATAAATAATCTTGCATCACCTTCGGCTCTCCCTCCTGGGAGGCCTGAGGCCAGAGTGTGTACAGCAGCGCGTCTCTCTTGTctaagcatgtgtgtgagtgtgtgtctgagagaagGAGATAAATGGAGTGCAGACTGAGGGAGCGTCCCTGTCAGCAACTGGTAACATTACTCCTGTAGGCAGACCTGCGGGTGTGTACTTCTAAGTAACATATGatttagtgtgtttttttatgttataaCCAAGAAGGGGAATTAGCTCAAATGGTAGAGCGCTCGCTTAGCATGCGAGAGGTAGCGGGATCGATGCCCGCATTCTCCAGTAAGCCTTTTGGCTGTAGACGCGTACAGTACAATGCTTTTAAGGATAAGAGGATTTCTACAGATTATCAGATGTACCAGTGAAAACAGCATGAAATAAAAGTGTCACATAACTCAATAAATGGCTATATTTGTTGCAAGGCAGTGTAGCTCATCATAATGCAGCACTTTTGTAATAAGTGTAAATGGCTTTTTATACTACAAGAATGGAGCTTCACCTTATCCGAGGAACAGTTTAAGTTGATGGGAAAATCTCAACTTATCATTAATAGCACAACATCACATGATTCACCCCTCAACAAACTGTAACAGCTTTCAAATATCTTGTTACGGGATACTGTTTTCCCCCAGGAAGGGTTTGACGAGAAGATGTATGGACACGTTTCAGGTAACCTGCCAAAAATACTACAGCTATGTGGGCAGAAAAAGCTTCACTGAATCACAGAGGAAAAGTAGATGACTCCTTCACACCCATAATGACACTGCCAAATCAATTCCTGAAAACGGTCGGTGTAATTAGGGTTCTCTGTGAGTGTCATGATTGAGTAAACATGTGGTTTAAATGACATTCAGTACACAcaactttccttttttttttttgagaatcTAAAAAAAGTCTTAACCTTCGTGTCATCTTGTCTTTATAATAATGTGTCATTTTAGAAACACCACAGGTAACTGAGGTGTCTCTGTAAACACACAGGAGACTGAATCAGTGTTTTTGTGCAGTTTCTTAAAAAACTATGAGCTCATTTTACTTACAAAATAACATTACCTGCCTGAAATATGCTAACAACAAATACTGACTCTGGAGTCATTCTGGCTATTTGAATCATTTGAAATGAGaagttttgattttaaaattccttttttgtttatttgtttgtttttttaaatctttttttcctgtggGTTTTGTGCTCTGCTTTTAATGTAtttagtcctattattattattattattattattattattatttttttttttttttttttttattgatatttgtattattaccaATACCATTACAATTATTTAACATCTCTGTGTGGAAGTTGcactgtgctactgtgtgttctctttcctcctggtctctctctttctctcccgcCAACCaaatggcgcagtggataagacgcatgcctttggtgtgagagacagaggCTTGCGACCTCTaacatatacagcaattgtaagtcgctctggataaaagcgtcagctaaattaataaatgtgaatgtaaacCAGCTTTTTTCCTTACCactgtcgccaagtgcttgcttaTGGTGGGAATTGTTCGGCCTCTATTGTCAGATATAGTGtgatgctatataaataaaactgagttgaatttaattgaatttatttatagattacttatttatttcttaTACTGCAATTAAACTAAAACCAAGGCCAATTAGGAAATGGATATGGCATGGAACGAGCAAACACTTTACAGAAGCCAATAGAGGTACACACACAGCGCAGATATCACCACTTAGAGGCCTGTGAGTAGTGTTTGCTCTCTAGAGTGTTTGTAAATTGGAAACACGACCAtatcaaacagacacacacctccCATTTCAGCAGTCCTCTTTGCCATGCGTTATTCTGTGTACTGTTCATGCTGACTGGGCAGTGATAGGTGAAGCCACACAAAAATAATACAGTGCTGTTATTGAAAGTGAcaatttttgttgttgttttttcccaatttatattttcattttaaaaccagtaGGGATTTACCATAAAAGTCAGTAGTCAACTACGGCTTGTTAACTGGAATCATTTTTATCTGtttgtaattacattttgcaTGTAACATTTGAACCGATAAGGTATATTTGACATGTTTATGTTGAGCGCTAATTTTATCTAACCCATTTAATTTTGTGACAGCTATAGAAAGCAGTCTTAAACATCCACTCCTCAGTATGCAGTAACTTAAAATAGACAAGATGAAGGCTGCACATTTGTGTGTAACATTACCACAAAGGACAAAATACATGTGGAAGAGGTTTTACAGTTCTGTTTGCCTCTTTTTCCTTATTAATTTAGAAGGAAATTGACACTCAACAGTTCATTAATTTTTCATGAACAATATCTTTGTCCAGTTATATATGATTATCTCCACCACAGTGCCAGCCCTAATGACGTGCATGCTTGCTTGGGCTTGTAGGTGACTGCCACTGACATGTTCAGTTCTTTAGTAAATTAAATAACACGTTTGGTTTCATGTCACTGCTTGCTTTTTGATATTGAAACTGCATTTGCATGCCAACATTATGAATACTAATAAGCACAAAGTGACAGAACTTCACAAACAGGGTGCACTATCACTTTGGCGGTACACATAAGAAGTTACAGTTGGGATTGCAGCTTTATATCAAAGTCAGTGCACGTTCATCCGTGGAGGTTAGGCATGGTTAGCCCACGTAAGGCAGGCCTGAACGCGAAAAGCTGGTCACTAAGAGGCACCTTCGGGCAAAAACAAGAACCCCACTTTCCTTACCATCATACGGTCTACTGCAGAGTGTGATTTTTGAAGTTAATCAGACCTCACTTTATAAAGTGCAGTGTTTTCAGAAAGAGTTGAGATTTGAGTGACTGTCATGATGTCACAGGGCTTTAAGATAGCCAAGACAGTCAGTCTCAAGGCCATTCTTGAGAAAAAGGCTGGCCACCAATCAGAAATGACGCTGTAAATAAGTCATCAGAAAATATAGCCGACTGCAGTGACCTTTCCAAAACCTTTGTCGTTTCTCTTCGCCGGCTCATTGGTCAAGTATAGAAGAATGTTTTACGGCTGTTGGCGCTCTGCTCCCTCTCCTTCAATTACTCTACCAGGAGTTATGAAATGATGTGTATCTGTTATTCACAACAAACAGTACATGCATCCACACAGGAGTTAACTTAAAACACTATcttgcaaacacacatttttaaaaacaacaaacctgtGTGATTTTAGCAGTTACAAGAAGCTGCACATGTATGCACTTTTCAGCTAATGGTGTGTTAGTTGTGAAATGCTGTGAGTCACGGTCTGACGAGGCTGTGGAGGTAGTGGCTTAAGCCAATCATTCACTCGCCCACATGCTGCCACGAAGGAAATGGATTGATGCTGGTAGTGGGAGCAGTAATTAAGATTGTTGATTAAGCTCATCCTGTTCCAGACAGTGTGATTTGTGAGTGGGATACCAGACAGTCTACAgtggttttcatttcaaaactttCAGCTGTCTAGCTTCCACTTTTTTATAAAGTGATTGAAGGATTGAATTACCATAATCTAATGGACTGGCTCTCATTTTATTggcattatttttattaatgagaTCAGAGTTGACATTAAATGCACTGGCTACAACAATGAAATGCCCACATATTAATGCAGCAATAAAATAACTCTCTGAAGGTCTTTACAATAAGTATGTGTACTACTTTAGATAGTACTGTTTATGTACTTTCATTTCAGTAAAATAATTATTGATCATTTAAATTCTAATAAGTATACTGCTGCTGCCCTGTTTTCTCCAATCCAAGTATTTATGTGATATAAATGTAGGCTTCCTGGTTCAATACTCCATGCTCACACAACACTTAGGCTGAACTTGTATCAAATATAATCATCTTAAAGAGCTCTTAGTACCTTGATATGCTCCACTGAGCTCCTAGAGTTCAGGGTTACTTGGGGTTCCTATAGTCTCCAAATGTAaaattcagctatcaagctcctctcctgtggaatcagTTTCTAGTTTGGATtcgggaggcagacaccatctccacatttaagagtagaattaagacttttctttttgagAAAGCtaatagttagggctggctcagggtagccctgaaccatcccttagttatgctccTATAGGCCTAGATGGATGGGACACTTCCCATCATGCACTgagctcttctctcctcctatcCCTCTCCATTGTATGCATTGTTATCCCATAAATGCATTTTACTAACTCAATATCTTCCCTCTTCTGTAGTGtcgtgctttctcgtctctctcctcattCCTTCTGTCGCTTTCTGCATTTCTACccctggagctgtggagtctggatctgtaaTTGCGAGCTACCTGCTGCCACTGTGTTCCTCCTATTACTATTGATTTCATTATTAACACtaatgctcattttcatttatatctGTACGACTATCCCCATTCTGCCTATATTGTTTCACATCTCTACTTTCAGACATGCATTGGGCTACTTTCTCCTGTTCTTTGCCATTGTAGCCAAATGCTTgttcatggtgggaattgttgggtctctgtaaataacattAGAGAAGAGAGAACAATCTAGGCCTGCTCCgaatgaaaagtgcaatgaattagagcaacataaataaaataaaattgaattgaattgaatattacTTAACTGANNNNNNNNNNNNNNNNNNNNGCAATAAAATAACTCTCTGAAGGTCTTTACAATAAGTATGTGTACTACTTTAGATAGTACTGTTTATGTACTTTCATTTCAGTAAAATAATTATTGATCATTTAAATTCTAATAAGTATACTGCTGCTGCCCTGTTTTCTCCAATCCAAGTATTTATGTGATATAAATGTAGGCTTCCTGGTTCAATACTCCATGCTCACACAACACTTAGGCTGAACTTGTATCAAATATAATCATCTTAAAGAGCTCTTAGTACCTTGATATGCTCCACTGAGCTCCTAGAGTTCAGGGTTACTTGGGGTTCCTATAGTCTCCAAATGTAaaattcagctatcaagctcctctcctgtggaatcagTTTCTAGTTTGGATtcgggaggcagacaccatctccacatttaagagtagaattaagacttttctttttgagAAAGCtaatagttagggctggctcagggtagccctgaaccatcccttagttatgctccTATAGGCCTAGATGGATGGGACACTTCCCAtcatgcactgagctcctctctcctcattcCTTCTGTCGCTTTCTGCATTTCTACccctggagctgtggagtctggatctgtaaTTGCGAGCTACCTGCTGCCACTGTGTTCCTCCTATTACTATTGATTTCATTATTAACACtaatgctcattttcatttatatctGTACGACTATCCCCATTCTGCCTATATTGTTTCACATCTCTACTTTCAGACATGCATTGGGCTACTTTCTCCTGTTCTTTGCCATTGTAGCCAAATGCTTgttcatggtgggaattgttgggtctctgtaaataacattAGAGGAGAGAGAACAATCTAGGCCTGCTCCgaatgaaaagtgcaatgaattagagcaacataaataaaataaaattgaattgaattgaatattacTTAACTGAACCCAGTTATAGAATTGACTTATGAATAATGTCCTTGACTAAAAGTCCAGTGTTGACAGAGCTCAAGGTGACTGCTTCCCTGTGAATCAAACAAATGCTGATCTCTTGTGCCCTCTGGTGGAGAGTTTCGCTCTCTGTCAAATTCACAGCCATCAAATGAGCACTCAAGAACTCAATAAGCATTCATTTTCAGTGCATACGCaggcatgtacagtacatatacaaCTACGTCTGTCAGTGTTATGCTAAACCTGTTTCAACTATTAATTTGCTTATTGGTTTTAACCTGAATTTAAAAGCCTTGCCACGAGCAGGGTTGTGCTTCCATTAGATGCCCTGCATATGTTACATATGTTGTTTTACTTCTTGTCTCTGTTaaataagcaaataaaaatacatcttATGCTTCTTAGCCTTATTTTCTAGTTTCTAGGTAAGGCTGGTTTACTGCTTGTAGGTTGTTCTACATTGCGTGCACATTCGTTGCATATCCACATCATCACTCTTGTTTTTATTCCTGTTAAAAGTATTGACATTATCATCAACGTAACAGCCCCCACATGTCTTTCCCTGTCTCTCCTCCAGAATGTGAAGATGCCACATTCTGTCAACTCCTTCCCTACGGAAACTCTCATCTCGAAAACCTTCTCTTTGGACTTCTTCTCTATCAGCGAACGCCCTACAGAGCCGTACGAAGCAGACAGCTTCATCACCAGCTTCAGTAATGTCAGCAACATCAGCGGGTTAGGCGGCCTTCGCTGCACCTACAAGGAAGACTTTAAACGTATTTTACTCCCTGCTGTGTACACCCTTGTCTTCCTTCTCGGCCTTCCTCTCAATGCTGCCGTCATACTGAAGATATGGAGGACTCGGCCCAGTCTGTCCAAAAACAACATCTATATGCTCAACTTGGCCATAGCCGACTTTCTGtatgtgatgtcacttccctTGCTCATCTACAACTACGGCAGTCATGACTACTGGCCCTTCGGGGAGTTTGCCTGTAAAATGGTCAGGTTTCAATTCTACAGGTGATTCTAGTTTTTCACTTATTAACTTGTATTTGTCAACACCTATAATTTCTCCTGTGGGCATCCATAACTTGATATGgtatgatataaataaaaacaagggaAAATGGCCTTAGTTCTGCTTACAATTACATTATAGTGTGTCATGAAGAATGAAGAATTAATTAAAGGTTTATGTTGCTTATGAATGCTAAAAAGGGGCACTCAGAGTAAAGTGTTACCAGCTACACACGCATTTACTGTTACTTCATTAAGTAAAAAGCATGAGTGTGTCAAGTTTGTATTTCACACACTCATGCTTGACCTGACATTGCACTGCTGGTGTTTGATACAAGGTGACACCACCAGATACAAAATGTACTAGACACAATACAATGTAGTAGGAAAGAATACAGCTTCAAAAGATTTGACTTAACAGTATTTTCTCTTTCCCATCTCCCTGTTTTAGTAATCTGCATGGCAgcatcctcttcctcacctgcaTCAGTGTGCAGCGCTATCTGGGCATTTGCCATCCTCTTGCGATGTGGCCCAAGCAAGGTGGCCGCAGGTTGGCGTGGTGTGTCTGCGGAGGGGTATGGCTGGTGGTGGTCGTCCTGTGCGCGCCAACTTTTCACTTTGCTGCGACAGGAATCCAGCGAAACCGCACAGTGTGTTATGATTTAAGCACACCAAAGCGCTCAGTAGACTACTACCCCTATGGCATGGCTCTGACCTGCCTCGGCTTCTTGTTGCCTTTCATGGGTGTGATGGTGTGCTACTGCCGGATGGCCCACATCCTGTGCCG
Proteins encoded:
- the LOC123985292 gene encoding P2Y purinoceptor 3, with the translated sequence MPHSVNSFPTETLISKTFSLDFFSISERPTEPYEADSFITSFSNVSNISGLGGLRCTYKEDFKRILLPAVYTLVFLLGLPLNAAVILKIWRTRPSLSKNNIYMLNLAIADFLYVMSLPLLIYNYGSHDYWPFGEFACKMVRFQFYSNLHGSILFLTCISVQRYLGICHPLAMWPKQGGRRLAWCVCGGVWLVVVVLCAPTFHFAATGIQRNRTVCYDLSTPKRSVDYYPYGMALTCLGFLLPFMGVMVCYCRMAHILCRPVSYQGVSMSTGEKRDRAVRMIIVVVAVFCISFLPFHLTKTMYLVVRTLPAVPCETRNLFAIIYKSTRPFASMNSFLDPILFYFTQPRYRQSTRRFVLKVTSLRDKGTSV